A stretch of Chitinophaga caeni DNA encodes these proteins:
- a CDS encoding type I restriction endonuclease has translation MENDLKLKLEQLHQRLDSLKEQINTEEATKNAFVMPFIQIIGYDIFNPTEVIPEFICDIGSKKGEKIDYVIMKEGEPVLIIECKHWKENVDAHNSQLHRYYHVSKSRFGVLTNGQVYNFYADLERPNIMDDKPFFTLDLGNIKEAHIRILENFTKKSYNLESILDSAEALKYINAIRGEFEKELQTPTDDFIKLLVSKFFNRPLTASRLVAFREYTKKALSNSINESISFRLKNALSINEKIPSKQESEDLQSIDDNADSPKIITTEEEKEAAQIIKAILRELLPAARIAFRDTQSYFGILLDDNNRKPLARLHFNHSKKYLELFHNGKDNGEKMALETLEDIYNYKKELLVAANNYIQVTVTQD, from the coding sequence ATGGAAAACGACTTAAAACTAAAGCTAGAACAGCTGCATCAAAGGCTTGATTCCTTAAAAGAGCAGATCAATACTGAAGAGGCAACCAAGAATGCTTTTGTAATGCCCTTTATACAAATCATTGGCTACGACATTTTCAATCCTACAGAAGTAATCCCTGAATTTATTTGTGATATCGGCTCCAAAAAAGGAGAAAAGATCGATTATGTCATCATGAAAGAAGGTGAGCCGGTATTAATTATAGAATGTAAACATTGGAAAGAGAACGTAGATGCTCATAATTCACAACTCCACCGCTATTACCATGTTTCTAAATCCAGGTTCGGGGTTCTCACCAACGGCCAGGTGTACAACTTTTACGCCGATCTCGAACGTCCTAATATCATGGATGACAAGCCATTTTTCACGTTAGACCTTGGCAACATTAAAGAAGCCCATATCAGGATATTAGAAAATTTTACCAAGAAAAGTTATAACCTCGAAAGTATTTTAGATTCTGCCGAAGCTTTGAAGTATATCAATGCGATTAGGGGAGAATTTGAAAAGGAACTGCAAACTCCAACTGATGATTTTATCAAGCTATTAGTAAGTAAGTTTTTCAACAGGCCCTTAACAGCTTCCCGCCTAGTTGCTTTTCGGGAATATACCAAGAAAGCGCTTTCCAACTCGATTAACGAATCGATAAGTTTCAGGCTAAAGAACGCATTAAGCATTAATGAAAAAATTCCGTCAAAGCAGGAATCAGAAGATCTACAGTCGATCGATGACAATGCCGATAGCCCCAAAATCATTACTACTGAAGAAGAGAAGGAGGCCGCACAAATTATCAAAGCGATATTGAGGGAATTGCTTCCTGCTGCGAGAATTGCTTTCAGGGATACACAATCGTATTTCGGCATCTTATTAGATGATAACAACCGTAAACCTTTGGCAAGATTACATTTCAACCATTCCAAAAAATACCTCGAATTATTCCATAATGGAAAAGACAATGGCGAAAAGATGGCCCTAGAAACCTTGGAAGATATTTATAATTATAAAAAAGAGTTGCTTGTGGCTGCTAATAATTATATACAGGTCACTGTTACACAAGATTGA
- a CDS encoding PH domain-containing protein translates to MIENLKKLLNEEQDPKAVEKIMGKLNGLLMKGEEVTYIAVQKKPAINLSPDCVALTNKRIIFCRPKTLGLTMEFQDYVWKDVFDCHMREGILGAVFSIKTITGFVNRMDFLPKMQARKLYTMAQEQEEIQKEIRRQLALEEKRAAAGNVMVNANVPNTPDTNGLNSIKEDPAQTLQKLKSLLDNQLITEDEYNAKKAEILSRI, encoded by the coding sequence ATGATAGAAAATCTAAAAAAACTTCTTAACGAAGAACAAGATCCCAAAGCTGTTGAAAAAATCATGGGTAAACTAAATGGATTATTGATGAAGGGTGAGGAGGTAACTTATATAGCAGTGCAGAAAAAACCGGCAATAAACCTTTCTCCCGACTGCGTAGCGCTAACTAATAAAAGGATAATTTTCTGTCGCCCGAAAACTCTTGGGCTAACCATGGAATTTCAAGATTATGTTTGGAAAGATGTATTTGATTGCCATATGAGAGAAGGCATTTTAGGCGCTGTATTCTCCATTAAAACCATTACTGGATTCGTAAATAGAATGGACTTTCTTCCCAAAATGCAAGCCAGGAAATTATATACTATGGCACAGGAACAGGAAGAGATTCAAAAAGAAATCAGGCGCCAACTGGCACTCGAAGAAAAGCGTGCCGCTGCGGGAAATGTAATGGTTAATGCGAATGTACCGAATACGCCCGATACTAATGGTCTTAATTCAATAAAGGAAGATCCGGCGCAAACACTACAAAAATTAAAATCATTGCTGGATAACCAGCTAATAACAGAGGACGAATATAATGCTAAGAAAGCGGAGATACTATCGAGGATTTGA
- a CDS encoding class 1 isoprenoid biosynthesis enzyme, which yields MKKIKPTPISLYKTTILLGSLYFRIKRQEKYLRKQVAVILKDINFKEYLVGNEKAVCRTIKYWQLGLNLICENVYRLTGNSLNKDEYERIGLLSLFAPLYDDMFDDKILGIEDIKSFTSYPYDYKPGDKIDKMAHQLYLKILSEVPDPSFVIQQLEQVFRWQKASLKQFDANISEKELYEITYYKSYHSILLYCSILDHYPTQVILDMLLPLAGLMQLTNDAFDVYKDNLNGVYTIPNRYQDIEKLKCNFLSDVNNLNKSVREQCEDKDEMKKYTVIVHSLNAMGLIAIEKLQDLKENLSPNQSLNQLNRKELVCDMDNWSQRFRWIKQVYYLSNYVN from the coding sequence ATGAAAAAGATTAAGCCTACACCTATTAGCCTGTATAAAACCACGATACTTTTAGGAAGTTTATATTTTAGGATCAAGCGGCAAGAAAAATATTTACGCAAGCAAGTCGCGGTTATCCTCAAGGATATAAACTTCAAAGAATATCTCGTTGGTAATGAGAAAGCTGTTTGCCGCACGATAAAATATTGGCAGTTGGGATTGAACTTGATCTGTGAGAACGTTTATCGATTGACGGGCAATTCGCTTAACAAGGATGAATATGAACGGATCGGGCTACTTAGTCTCTTTGCGCCGTTGTACGATGATATGTTTGATGATAAAATATTGGGTATAGAAGATATAAAGAGTTTTACTTCATATCCATACGATTATAAACCGGGTGACAAAATTGATAAAATGGCACATCAACTTTATCTTAAGATTTTGTCAGAAGTTCCGGATCCTTCTTTTGTAATTCAACAGTTAGAGCAAGTATTCAGGTGGCAAAAGGCTTCTTTGAAACAGTTTGATGCCAATATTTCCGAGAAAGAGCTGTATGAAATAACTTATTACAAAAGCTATCATTCAATATTGTTATACTGTTCCATTCTAGATCATTATCCTACACAAGTTATTCTAGATATGTTGCTACCGTTGGCCGGATTGATGCAATTGACAAATGATGCATTCGATGTTTATAAAGATAATCTGAATGGCGTTTATACGATCCCTAACCGTTACCAGGATATAGAAAAGCTGAAATGTAATTTTTTATCCGATGTTAATAATTTGAATAAATCCGTGAGGGAACAATGTGAAGATAAAGATGAGATGAAGAAGTATACCGTGATCGTTCATTCATTGAACGCGATGGGTCTAATAGCAATAGAAAAATTACAGGACTTAAAGGAGAACCTTTCCCCAAACCAGTCACTTAATCAATTAAATAGAAAGGAACTGGTATGTGATATGGATAATTGGTCTCAAAGATTTCGCTGGATAAAACAGGTGTATTATTTATCTAACTACGTCAACTAA
- a CDS encoding membrane or secreted protein, whose translation MKTILSFLILICGSVSATFAQDQPTGAWQSKSGDTIRSMIVTPGYFTIAIYTPGQFISTYGGTWQADTPDDVKFNIEFNATDKSQVGKTLNLSADFSTTSMVLYEPDGARTWERTDYGDGVMPGYWQITGREQNGKMNNMPARARKTVKILSGKRFQWIAMNTETGEFFGSGGGTYSFENGQYTENIEFFSRDNSRVGASLSFNGSLNGNEWDHSGKSSKGDPIHEIWTRTY comes from the coding sequence ATGAAAACAATATTATCCTTTTTAATCCTAATCTGTGGCAGCGTTTCGGCCACCTTCGCACAAGATCAACCTACCGGGGCTTGGCAATCTAAATCCGGTGATACGATCCGTAGCATGATCGTCACACCAGGATATTTTACGATCGCCATTTACACACCGGGCCAATTTATCTCTACCTACGGCGGCACCTGGCAAGCCGACACTCCTGACGACGTAAAATTTAACATTGAATTTAACGCTACGGATAAATCGCAGGTTGGGAAAACACTTAACCTCTCTGCGGATTTTAGCACGACTAGCATGGTACTATATGAGCCCGACGGGGCACGCACCTGGGAACGCACCGATTACGGCGACGGTGTTATGCCCGGGTACTGGCAAATAACGGGACGGGAACAAAATGGTAAAATGAACAATATGCCGGCCAGGGCCCGGAAAACGGTTAAGATTCTGTCTGGTAAGCGATTTCAATGGATTGCGATGAACACGGAGACGGGGGAGTTTTTCGGTTCAGGGGGAGGTACTTATTCCTTTGAAAATGGCCAATACACGGAAAATATCGAATTTTTCTCCCGTGATAATAGCAGGGTAGGAGCATCGCTCTCTTTTAACGGCTCCCTAAATGGTAATGAATGGGATCATAGCGGCAAAAGCTCTAAAGGTGATCCAATCCACGAAATCTGGACGAGAACGTATTAG
- a CDS encoding HhH-GPD family protein has translation MRLPSKHIIQAFQRKLLSWYFLHGRKFPWREIQLDPYRAIIAEILLQRTKAETVSKVYLEFLRKFPSWKSIVDTDIKQLESVLTPLGLYRQRARGLKALAEKMIDTKGILPQNRDELMQLPMMGQYLANAVELVLWNKPSPLLDVNMARLLERYFKKRKLADIRHDPYLQKLSSAIVNTPNALEMNWAVLDFAALVCKAVKPECEICILNEDCKYYKNSVKDK, from the coding sequence TTGAGGCTACCTTCCAAACATATTATCCAAGCATTTCAACGGAAACTACTGTCCTGGTATTTCCTTCATGGCAGGAAATTCCCTTGGCGGGAAATTCAACTCGATCCCTACCGCGCCATCATTGCCGAAATATTATTACAGCGTACCAAGGCCGAAACGGTTAGCAAGGTCTACTTGGAGTTTCTACGGAAATTCCCGAGCTGGAAATCGATTGTTGACACGGATATCAAGCAATTGGAATCCGTACTGACTCCCTTGGGCTTATACAGGCAAAGAGCTAGGGGATTAAAAGCGCTTGCTGAAAAAATGATTGATACTAAGGGGATTTTGCCCCAGAACAGGGATGAACTAATGCAACTCCCGATGATGGGTCAATACCTGGCCAATGCAGTTGAGCTTGTTCTATGGAATAAGCCATCTCCCTTACTGGATGTGAATATGGCCCGATTACTAGAGCGCTATTTCAAGAAACGAAAATTAGCAGATATACGCCATGATCCTTATCTACAAAAACTGTCATCCGCGATCGTAAACACCCCTAACGCACTTGAAATGAATTGGGCTGTACTGGACTTTGCTGCACTGGTTTGCAAGGCGGTAAAGCCGGAATGCGAAATTTGTATCCTGAACGAGGATTGTAAATACTATAAAAACAGTGTCAAAGACAAATAA
- a CDS encoding rhamnogalacturonan acetylesterase encodes MLKQFLLQILLSTCIIQGVQEQENITIYLIGDSTMSIKVTGAYPETGWGMPFKYFFDSTVTVDNRAKNGRSTRSFIAENRWQPVVDALKPGDYVMIQFGHNDAAKNRPDRYTDPVAYKELLEKYVKETLSKGAHPVLLTPVSRRRFDSTGMAIETHAAYTPVVKEVATAMKVPCIDLDAKSRELYQSMGEENSKLLFLQLKVGEHPNYPKGKVDNTHFNELGARLIAQIVLHEMEQLHLPVCEHIVKSNR; translated from the coding sequence ATGTTAAAACAATTTCTATTACAAATCCTGTTATCGACCTGTATTATACAAGGTGTACAAGAACAGGAAAATATCACTATTTATTTGATAGGTGATTCTACTATGTCGATAAAAGTTACCGGCGCTTACCCCGAGACAGGATGGGGCATGCCTTTTAAATATTTCTTCGATTCCACGGTTACGGTTGATAACCGGGCCAAGAACGGTAGGAGCACCCGTTCGTTCATCGCGGAAAACCGCTGGCAGCCCGTGGTTGATGCGTTGAAACCCGGTGATTACGTAATGATTCAATTCGGCCATAATGATGCCGCGAAGAATCGTCCGGATAGATATACAGATCCGGTCGCCTATAAAGAGTTATTGGAGAAATATGTTAAGGAAACGCTTTCTAAAGGAGCTCATCCGGTCCTGCTAACACCCGTTTCCAGGCGTAGGTTCGATTCGACCGGAATGGCAATAGAAACCCATGCTGCTTATACGCCTGTTGTAAAGGAAGTAGCAACAGCCATGAAAGTGCCATGTATCGATTTGGACGCCAAGAGCCGGGAGTTATACCAGTCTATGGGAGAAGAAAATTCCAAGCTTTTATTTTTACAATTAAAAGTGGGCGAACATCCGAACTACCCTAAAGGGAAAGTTGATAATACTCATTTTAATGAGTTGGGAGCAAGGTTAATTGCCCAAATTGTATTGCATGAAATGGAGCAACTACATTTGCCGGTATGTGAACATATTGTAAAATCTAACAGGTAA
- a CDS encoding glycoside hydrolase family 31 protein: MKYQFFYCLIGLCLLAPVTKAQQVVKNTGDVTGVSVKESSIDIRTENAFINISVYSPNIVRVRMDQQQLGSDFSYAVIAKPKPGNVKVSQDDVNLQILTDSLKVVIQKKPYSITFYTLSGEVINQDEKGLTTSWIGTEVTTYKKMQEGERFLGLGEKTGNLDRTGNAYVNWNSDVFGYSTSQDPLYSTIPFYIGIHHGLNYGVFFDNSYRSTFNFGASNNRFSSFGALGGEMNYYFIYHANMPGIIKSYTDLTGRMHMPPLWSLGYQQNRYSYYPDTEVLRIAQTLREKHIPADGITLDIHYMDAYKLFTWNKERFPDPAAMVRKLKDMGFKTTLIVDPGIKVEAGYPAYESGKKEDIFIKYSDGQYYTGQVWPGWCHFPDFTGEKGRDWWKEQMKRFVNEGICGFWNDMNEIATWGQTMPNNVLFDFEGKKTTHQQAHNIYGLNMIKASYEGTRAAMKTRPFILTRAGYAGLQRYAALWTGDNRAEDDHMLLGIRLMNSLGMSGVSFTGMDVGGFTGNPSVGLYTRWMQIGAFIPYFRNHTGVNTKSSEPWAYGEESLEVNRNYINLRYRLLPYLYSSMYESTQDGMPVMRSLAIDQPHESKIYDTRYQNEYEYGHAFLIMPFESGKDYGSVYFPVGTWYNFYTDAPENGDTEKIIPLNYHQLPVYVKGSSIIPMQSLIQNTAEQPTDTLVVHVYKGTEANTFVYYEDDGNTYDYENGVFYKREIKYDPAADEIKFGTVSGEYSSNFKHVALVLHGFDQSLDGINVDGKKMKLAPQQIAFLNPISKFDPTGGFNVAPHCQVKVVVFDNLNKEIVVSQL; this comes from the coding sequence ATGAAGTATCAATTTTTTTATTGTTTGATAGGACTTTGTTTGCTAGCTCCTGTTACCAAGGCGCAGCAGGTAGTTAAAAATACAGGTGATGTAACCGGGGTCTCAGTGAAAGAAAGTTCGATAGATATTCGTACTGAAAATGCTTTCATAAATATTTCAGTTTATAGTCCCAATATCGTGAGGGTTAGGATGGATCAACAGCAACTGGGGAGCGATTTTTCATATGCCGTAATTGCCAAACCCAAACCCGGAAATGTGAAGGTCAGCCAAGACGATGTTAACCTGCAAATACTAACGGACTCGTTAAAGGTTGTTATTCAAAAGAAGCCGTATTCCATTACTTTTTATACACTATCCGGCGAGGTGATAAACCAAGATGAAAAGGGGCTTACCACCAGTTGGATCGGTACCGAGGTAACTACTTACAAAAAGATGCAAGAAGGGGAACGTTTTTTAGGCTTGGGAGAGAAAACGGGTAACCTGGATAGAACCGGGAATGCTTATGTAAACTGGAACTCAGATGTATTCGGTTATTCAACTTCGCAAGATCCGCTGTATTCGACTATCCCTTTTTATATAGGCATTCATCATGGCTTGAATTATGGAGTCTTCTTCGACAATAGTTACCGGAGCACATTTAATTTCGGCGCTAGCAATAACCGTTTTTCAAGTTTCGGTGCGTTGGGAGGAGAAATGAATTATTATTTTATCTACCATGCAAATATGCCAGGGATCATCAAGAGTTATACTGATTTAACCGGAAGGATGCATATGCCGCCACTTTGGAGCTTAGGATACCAGCAGAACAGGTATAGTTATTATCCTGATACGGAAGTGTTGCGAATTGCACAAACATTAAGGGAAAAACATATCCCGGCCGATGGCATCACGCTGGATATCCATTATATGGATGCATATAAACTTTTTACATGGAATAAAGAGCGTTTCCCTGATCCGGCAGCCATGGTACGAAAGTTAAAAGACATGGGTTTTAAAACAACCCTGATCGTAGATCCGGGAATTAAAGTGGAAGCGGGTTACCCGGCTTATGAAAGTGGTAAGAAAGAGGATATTTTTATTAAGTACTCCGACGGGCAATATTATACAGGTCAAGTTTGGCCGGGCTGGTGCCACTTCCCCGATTTTACTGGCGAAAAAGGCCGTGATTGGTGGAAAGAACAAATGAAACGCTTCGTGAACGAAGGTATATGCGGTTTTTGGAATGATATGAACGAGATCGCCACCTGGGGACAAACCATGCCCAACAACGTTTTATTTGATTTTGAAGGAAAGAAAACTACGCACCAGCAAGCTCACAATATTTATGGGCTCAATATGATTAAAGCAAGCTATGAGGGAACCCGCGCCGCTATGAAAACCCGTCCTTTTATCCTGACCCGCGCTGGTTATGCAGGGCTACAACGTTATGCAGCTTTATGGACCGGGGATAATCGCGCTGAAGATGATCATATGTTGTTAGGGATACGTTTGATGAATAGCTTGGGAATGAGCGGTGTAAGCTTTACCGGTATGGATGTAGGGGGATTTACAGGAAATCCGAGTGTAGGTTTATATACAAGATGGATGCAGATAGGTGCCTTCATCCCTTATTTCCGTAACCATACGGGAGTTAATACTAAGTCCAGTGAACCTTGGGCTTACGGGGAGGAATCCTTGGAAGTAAACCGGAATTATATTAATCTCCGCTACCGATTGTTGCCATACCTGTATAGCAGTATGTACGAATCTACGCAAGACGGAATGCCGGTCATGCGTAGCTTGGCAATCGATCAGCCACATGAATCAAAAATATACGATACCCGTTATCAAAATGAATACGAGTACGGCCATGCATTTTTGATCATGCCATTTGAAAGTGGTAAGGATTACGGCAGCGTATATTTTCCTGTAGGTACCTGGTACAATTTTTATACAGATGCCCCGGAAAATGGTGATACAGAGAAAATAATTCCATTAAATTATCACCAGCTCCCGGTATATGTAAAAGGTTCCAGTATTATCCCGATGCAATCATTGATACAAAACACTGCTGAACAGCCGACCGACACGCTGGTGGTACATGTTTACAAAGGGACGGAAGCAAATACGTTCGTGTATTATGAAGACGATGGGAATACGTATGATTATGAAAATGGCGTTTTCTATAAAAGGGAAATAAAGTATGATCCAGCTGCCGATGAAATTAAATTTGGAACTGTTTCAGGAGAATATTCAAGCAATTTTAAACACGTTGCATTGGTATTACATGGTTTTGATCAAAGCCTGGACGGGATAAATGTTGATGGTAAAAAAATGAAATTGGCGCCTCAACAGATTGCTTTCTTAAACCCTATTTCAAAATTCGATCCAACAGGCGGATTTAATGTTGCGCCGCATTGCCAGGTAAAAGTAGTGGTCTTTGATAACTTGAATAAGGAGATAGTGGTCTCTCAATTATAA